The Brassica oleracea var. oleracea cultivar TO1000 chromosome C7, BOL, whole genome shotgun sequence sequence ACCCATGAAGACCGTATGCATTTATCATTGAGCTCCATGACACAACATCTTTCTCATTAAGTTGATAAAACACTTTACGCGCAGCAAGAAGACTCCCACACTTCGCATACATATCTATGAGGGCGTTTCCCAATAAGATACTCGAGATGAAGCCACGTTTCAGGATGTAAGAATGGATTCTAGATGAAAAACTCAATGATGCTGAATGTTTGCAAGCTGAGACAACGGCCAACAGAGTAACCGAGTTGGGTTCAGTTCCTTCTTCTCTCATTTGACTTAACAGATTCATAGCTTTAGAGCAGTCTCCACCTTCTGCATAGCCACCAATCATTGAACTCCACATTACAACATCTCTAACTTTTGATTCTTCGAATACTAACCTAGCGAGACGTACATTACCACATCTGCAGTACATGGTCACAAGAGCAGATGTTAACCGATCATCAGAACCAAATCCGCTACGAAACGAAAATCCATGAATCTCCTTAACCAGCCTTAATCCAGAACCCAATGCTCCACACGCAGGTAGAATAGACATCAGCGTTACACGATTAGGCCTCAAGTTTTCTCTCTGCATTGCTAGAAACAAACCAACGCCCATCTCGTAGTTACAATTCGCAACGCAACCAGAGATCATAGCGGTCCATGAAACCTCATTCTTCACCTCCATTTGATCAAACACATGAAAAGCCCTTGCAGGATCATCAAACTTCAAGTACATATCAACCAACGCCGTTGACAAGAGAACAGACCCCTGCATCCTCTCATTAACAAGAAAAAGAGCATGAAGCATTCTCGCTACCTTACTACTCCTTCCCACACGAGTGCAGAGAGCTAATAGAGACGCAACTAGCTCAGACTTCGGAACAAATCCATCAAAATACATCTCATTTACCAACTTCACCGCTTCACACAACAACCCATCCTGGCAATAACAATTAACAATAGAGCAATAGCTAACGGTATCTCTTTCAAGCATTTCATCGAACACGTTGCGAGCAGAGAATGTGTTAGATAATTTAACGTACATAGAGACGAGGGAATTGGAGACAACGGTGTCACGATCAGCGCCTGACTTGAGACAAAGGCAATGAAGCTGTTCGTTGATTAAGAAAGGCTCTTGCTGAAAAGAGCAAGCTTTGATGACGGAAGGAAGAATAGCTGTGAAGCCATCAGTGCCTAAAGGATGAATCTTTTGCTTGTAGAGTCTCAATGCTTCGTCGTGGAGTTGTTCCGAGACCAATCTCTTTAGCTTATTGCCGAGATCCAAGTTTAGGCGGGAAGGGAAAGATCTCGCCATTATATGAAAGCTAAAAGACTATACGAACGAACATACGATTGATTAATAAATGATATTACAAATTAACGAACTTCATTATCCAAGTTGTGTATAAATTTTATATAGAGGTCGATAACGGGAACAACAAGCACCCATGGCCTAATGGATAAGGCGCTTGACTTCTAATCAAGCGATTGTGGGTTCGAGTCCCCACTGGGTGTGTCTATTCAATTATTTTTGTCGGTAATTAGATTTGAAAGCCCCCATTAAAGTTTGTTCGGTGATGGGTTAGAAATGGCCAGGACGTTGGGATGGGGATCACGTGGCTTTACGGGTGGAACTAGAGCTCCTCCCCACACCCCTATTTTCCCTATGCGTGTGTCTGCTGTGTCCTTTTGAAGTTATACATGTTTGTAGACTTGTAGTTGAGATTATGTAATTGCAATTTATGCTGACATTTGATTTTTTTGTATAGTAATGGACACTAATGGTATCCTGTGAATTGCTAAAGCTGCTTATAAGTTTGATTCTGGTCTGAGTTGATACAACAAGAGAATAGGTTCTTGGTGAGTAAATAATGTCGTAAACTATGATAGTTTTACCTTAAATTTATTTAACATAATTTAAACTTTATGGACGTGTTAAATGATTTTTTTTTTTTTTTTGTGGAAAACTGGTTTGTTAGACCAGCTCCATTGGGGAGTTTAGGAGAGGTTCTAAGGAAAACACAGTAAAAATAAATAAATGAAAACTG is a genomic window containing:
- the LOC106301888 gene encoding pentatricopeptide repeat-containing protein At4g31070, mitochondrial yields the protein MARSFPSRLNLDLGNKLKRLVSEQLHDEALRLYKQKIHPLGTDGFTAILPSVIKACSFQQEPFLINEQLHCLCLKSGADRDTVVSNSLVSMYVKLSNTFSARNVFDEMLERDTVSYCSIVNCYCQDGLLCEAVKLVNEMYFDGFVPKSELVASLLALCTRVGRSSKVARMLHALFLVNERMQGSVLLSTALVDMYLKFDDPARAFHVFDQMEVKNEVSWTAMISGCVANCNYEMGVGLFLAMQRENLRPNRVTLMSILPACGALGSGLRLVKEIHGFSFRSGFGSDDRLTSALVTMYCRCGNVRLARLVFEESKVRDVVMWSSMIGGYAEGGDCSKAMNLLSQMREEGTEPNSVTLLAVVSACKHSASLSFSSRIHSYILKRGFISSILLGNALIDMYAKCGSLLAARKVFYQLNEKDVVSWSSMINAYGLHGYGSEALEIFQEMIKSGEKPDAMAFLAVLSACNHAGLVEEAQTIFTEAEKINRMTLTVEHYACYINLLGRSGKIDDAVQAVKNMPMKPSARIWNSLLSACEIHDRRDVAHEIIASELMISEPDNPANYVLLSKIHAESGNCYGAEEVRRVMQRRGLKKSYGFSKVES